Proteins encoded within one genomic window of Paraglaciecola psychrophila 170:
- the corA gene encoding magnesium/cobalt transporter CorA: MKLFNKRYHQPGTRPGMLAEPASDIFTLDLLEYDENSISVKRNLDVNVCRSFIGTEKVTWIHVQGDPPHDTLLSLAKTLDIHELYVEDIVNSGQRPKVELNEDQIFAILSFPVDNGSSVQLEQVSLCFSQNTVVSFCSGTVNPFSKIITRLNSGVGKLRRRKADYLFYSLIDTVIDFGFPLLESYSERIQTLEDLLCDSPDKAQLNQVHKLRRELLLVRRRLWPQREVINEILRDEDNSQISFETKLHFRDCHDHVISIMELLETYHEMTSGLMELYMTSVSLKLNDVMKVLTIIATIFIPPTFIVGVYGMNFDPNLSSLNMPEIQWEYGYIAVWGLIFSMTTGMLMFFRKHKWI; the protein is encoded by the coding sequence ATGAAACTGTTTAACAAACGCTATCACCAGCCTGGTACTCGCCCAGGAATGTTAGCCGAACCTGCAAGCGATATATTTACACTTGATTTGCTCGAATATGATGAAAATTCGATAAGCGTAAAGCGTAATCTTGATGTGAATGTTTGTCGTTCTTTTATTGGCACTGAAAAAGTAACGTGGATCCACGTTCAAGGCGATCCGCCTCATGATACTTTGCTTTCTTTAGCTAAAACCCTCGATATTCATGAGTTGTACGTTGAGGATATAGTGAACTCAGGACAAAGACCAAAAGTTGAATTAAACGAGGATCAAATATTTGCGATACTGAGTTTCCCTGTCGACAATGGCAGCAGCGTTCAATTAGAGCAAGTTAGCTTGTGTTTTAGCCAAAATACCGTTGTATCTTTTTGTTCTGGCACGGTTAATCCCTTTAGTAAAATCATCACAAGATTGAACAGTGGGGTGGGTAAATTGAGACGGCGTAAAGCTGATTATCTGTTCTATAGCCTAATTGATACCGTTATTGATTTCGGTTTCCCCCTATTAGAGTCCTACTCTGAACGCATCCAAACGCTTGAAGATCTGCTATGTGATTCGCCTGATAAAGCACAGTTGAATCAAGTGCATAAGTTGCGCCGAGAATTACTGTTAGTTAGACGCCGTTTATGGCCTCAACGAGAGGTGATTAACGAAATATTACGTGATGAGGATAATTCTCAAATATCATTTGAAACCAAGCTACATTTTCGCGATTGCCATGATCACGTTATTTCAATCATGGAGTTGTTAGAAACCTATCACGAGATGACCTCAGGTTTGATGGAACTGTATATGACTAGCGTGAGTTTAAAATTAAATGATGTAATGAAAGTATTGACTATTATTGCCACTATTTTCATTCCCCCTACATTTATCGTTGGTGTGTATGGGATGAATTTCGATCCTAACTTGAGCAGTTTGAATATGCCTGAAATCCAATGGGAATATGGCTATATTGCGGTGTGGGGTTTAATTTTTTCTATGACAACGGGGATGTTAATGTTTTTCAGAAAGCATAAGTGGATTTAA
- the pckA gene encoding phosphoenolpyruvate carboxykinase (ATP), which produces MTIKEQQPSASKSIRLDKVRAHLETVGLKNITNIIHNPCYDTLFAAETDEALTGYEKGTVTDSGAVNVDTGIYTGRSPKDKFLVKDDTTEDTVWWKTADNNNDNKPISLETWQALKKISQQQLSDSELYVVDAICGANANTALKVRFIMQVAWQAHFVKNMFIRPTEDQLDNFEPDFVVMNASKSSDPDFKKHETNSETFVAFNLTEKMQLIGGTWYGGEMKKGMFSMMNYFLPLQGIASMHCSANVGKDNDTAIFFGLSGTGKTTLSADPQRALIGDDEHGWDDDGIFNFEGGCYAKTIDLDADKEPEIYNAIRRNALLENVVIKGNVPDYFDNSKTENTRVSYPIEHIENRVLGISKAGHATKVIFLTADAFGVFPPVSRLTSEQAKYHYLSGFTAKLAGTERGVTHPTPTFSSCFGQAFLSLHPTQYAEVLEQRMSDAGASAYLVNTGWNGTGKRISLAATRAIINAILSGEVENAECETLPYFDLAFPTTLTGVDSHILDPRNTYSSVDEWDKEAKQLAELFIGNFTKFTDNDEGKALTLAGPHL; this is translated from the coding sequence ATGACAATCAAAGAACAGCAGCCTAGCGCCTCAAAAAGTATCAGACTCGATAAAGTCCGCGCGCATTTAGAAACGGTTGGGCTTAAGAATATAACCAACATTATCCATAATCCATGTTATGACACATTATTTGCCGCCGAGACTGATGAAGCCTTAACTGGTTACGAGAAAGGTACCGTAACTGATTCAGGTGCAGTCAATGTCGACACTGGAATTTATACAGGGCGTTCGCCAAAAGATAAGTTTTTAGTAAAAGACGATACAACTGAAGATACCGTATGGTGGAAGACCGCAGACAACAATAACGACAATAAGCCCATCTCATTAGAAACTTGGCAAGCGTTAAAGAAAATCAGTCAGCAACAGCTTTCAGATAGCGAGCTATATGTGGTAGATGCCATTTGCGGCGCAAACGCAAATACGGCACTTAAAGTTAGGTTTATTATGCAAGTAGCTTGGCAAGCACACTTCGTTAAAAATATGTTTATTCGCCCAACAGAAGACCAGCTTGATAATTTTGAGCCAGATTTTGTGGTTATGAACGCGTCAAAATCTTCAGACCCAGATTTCAAAAAACACGAAACTAACTCCGAAACCTTTGTCGCATTTAACTTAACTGAAAAAATGCAATTAATTGGTGGCACTTGGTATGGCGGTGAAATGAAGAAAGGCATGTTCTCCATGATGAACTACTTTCTTCCTCTTCAAGGTATCGCGTCAATGCATTGCTCGGCCAATGTGGGTAAAGATAATGATACCGCTATATTTTTTGGTTTATCGGGAACGGGTAAAACCACCTTATCAGCCGACCCTCAACGGGCATTAATTGGTGATGATGAACATGGCTGGGATGATGACGGTATCTTTAATTTCGAAGGCGGGTGTTACGCCAAAACAATTGATTTAGATGCTGATAAAGAACCAGAAATTTATAACGCAATTAGACGTAACGCCCTATTAGAAAATGTGGTGATAAAGGGCAATGTACCTGATTACTTTGATAACTCTAAAACAGAAAACACCCGTGTTTCATACCCAATTGAACATATTGAAAACCGAGTATTAGGGATCAGTAAAGCGGGACATGCAACAAAAGTCATTTTCTTAACCGCAGATGCGTTTGGTGTGTTTCCGCCAGTATCACGTTTAACCAGTGAACAAGCAAAGTATCATTATTTGTCAGGCTTCACTGCAAAATTGGCAGGCACTGAGCGTGGTGTTACTCACCCTACTCCAACGTTTTCGTCATGTTTTGGACAGGCATTTCTAAGCTTACACCCCACGCAATATGCCGAAGTACTAGAGCAAAGAATGTCTGACGCTGGTGCAAGCGCATATTTAGTTAATACGGGGTGGAATGGCACAGGTAAACGTATTAGTTTAGCGGCAACCCGCGCTATTATTAATGCAATATTAAGCGGTGAAGTGGAAAACGCTGAATGCGAAACACTGCCTTATTTCGACCTTGCTTTCCCTACTACATTAACTGGCGTAGACAGCCATATCTTAGACCCACGCAATACATATTCAAGCGTGGATGAATGGGATAAGGAAGCGAAACAATTAGCCGAACTATTTATCGGTAACTTTACTAAGTTTACAGATAATGATGAAGGTAAAGCTCTTACTTTAGCAGGACCTCATTTATAA
- a CDS encoding phasin-related domain-containing protein: protein MSNIDMIKEKAANAEDMARKVWLAGIGAYGKGYEEVKGRFEALSTDSNKLFDELVVKGEKLETEGKDKVKEVQTKVAAQTEIETRIETVRNKLGLNNTDSDKKIEELSDKIDALTAAVAKLAAKPAVKKA from the coding sequence ATGAGTAATATCGATATGATCAAAGAAAAAGCCGCTAATGCAGAAGACATGGCTCGTAAAGTCTGGTTAGCTGGTATTGGTGCATATGGTAAAGGCTACGAAGAAGTTAAAGGTCGTTTTGAAGCACTTTCTACTGATTCAAACAAATTGTTTGATGAGTTAGTTGTTAAAGGCGAAAAGCTTGAAACTGAAGGTAAAGACAAAGTTAAGGAAGTCCAAACCAAAGTAGCAGCTCAAACTGAAATCGAAACTCGCATCGAGACAGTTCGAAACAAACTCGGTCTGAATAACACTGATTCTGACAAAAAAATTGAAGAGCTAAGTGACAAAATTGACGCTTTAACAGCTGCAGTAGCTAAATTAGCTGCTAAGCCGGCAGTAAAAAAAGCTTAA
- a CDS encoding S8 family peptidase: protein MKKFTLSVLAAAVISVTLPSQVLAQAAIGEQLAQVLPTMSGEETIMAVVTFEQMSPVSVSQIRSLKALGIVKGVQFSAVPVMGLVANVAQIEAIAARDDVRSVWLNRKLDYFNASSRQITGVDKIQGAEFANRNGGTEYTGKGVTIMVNDSGIDATHQDLFFGDVVVDNVQAATHSLDLAETGITDGFVIQGQPNTDLNVGHGTHCAGTIAGSGVMSDGKYKGVAPDADLVGYGSGAGLFILDAVGGYDYAINHVYDYEHPLRVMSNSWGSGGKFDPKGPVNLASYKAYKFGILSVFAAGNAGSGENTHNPYAQIPWGMSVGAGDTNGNLVNFSSRGLEYETGDFTMPDGTDWTYKNEVTIVAPGRYVISTRSSTNMVANGNQADSVIEPAYLPFYTRISGTSMATPHAAGVVALVMEANPSLNIDEVKQLIKESATNMPGYEAWEVGAGYINARAAVAAAKGFDNNQKETINNSSDSEFFANIDMQAQKISEGKLAFDTVESQVIELEVGPNAKFVSVGVTALAAIKAILEDPDGNRYEGDFTAPLLADSSVITAPAKSGTWKLSMQPDAFGLEVSPLGVAYDEQAQTDEASDNRVTYWAWQDVYQGSDGMDDVIGHSQQDAIENAVLERLMDGRPTGQFEPDSMLSRKELAKALVMGAAVRQHRSLDNEPEIMITGVGNRYRTYAESVIVPGAALKDAKQQFGPVMMADGGDFRGGDAVKRAELAYSLVQVIGKAQIAMDFGDDHQVTVNYNGQTITIADQGTIPSDMRGYVQVALDEELLGASYNITQEQFGLEPKIGANFNPDNGITRAGYAIIANKIDSLYFVSGTASNAE from the coding sequence ATGAAAAAATTTACATTAAGTGTATTGGCTGCCGCTGTTATATCAGTGACGCTGCCTTCGCAAGTTTTGGCACAAGCAGCTATTGGCGAACAACTAGCACAAGTACTGCCGACTATGAGCGGCGAAGAAACGATTATGGCAGTTGTTACATTTGAACAAATGAGCCCAGTATCGGTAAGTCAAATACGTTCATTAAAAGCGTTAGGTATCGTTAAAGGCGTTCAGTTTTCTGCCGTGCCCGTGATGGGTCTTGTTGCTAATGTCGCACAAATTGAAGCTATCGCTGCAAGAGACGATGTTCGCTCAGTCTGGTTAAACCGTAAATTAGACTATTTCAACGCCAGCTCACGTCAAATAACTGGTGTAGACAAAATTCAAGGTGCTGAGTTTGCTAACCGTAATGGCGGCACTGAATACACTGGTAAAGGCGTCACTATTATGGTGAATGATTCTGGTATTGATGCCACCCATCAGGATCTGTTTTTTGGTGATGTAGTGGTCGATAACGTTCAAGCCGCTACGCATTCATTGGATCTTGCTGAGACTGGCATTACCGATGGTTTTGTCATTCAGGGACAACCTAATACTGATCTAAATGTCGGCCATGGTACCCATTGTGCTGGAACAATAGCTGGTTCAGGGGTTATGTCTGATGGAAAATATAAAGGCGTAGCGCCTGATGCTGATTTAGTTGGTTATGGCTCGGGAGCAGGCTTATTTATTTTGGATGCTGTCGGGGGGTATGATTATGCCATTAATCACGTATACGACTATGAACATCCGTTACGTGTTATGAGTAACTCTTGGGGATCTGGCGGCAAGTTTGACCCTAAGGGCCCAGTAAACTTGGCGTCTTATAAAGCCTATAAGTTTGGAATTTTGTCAGTATTTGCTGCGGGTAATGCTGGGTCTGGTGAAAATACCCATAACCCTTATGCTCAGATCCCTTGGGGAATGTCTGTAGGTGCAGGTGATACAAATGGTAATTTGGTCAACTTTTCTTCTCGTGGTTTAGAATATGAAACGGGTGATTTCACTATGCCTGATGGGACAGATTGGACCTATAAGAATGAAGTTACGATCGTAGCACCAGGTCGTTACGTCATATCAACACGTTCATCTACTAATATGGTTGCCAACGGTAATCAAGCAGATTCCGTTATTGAGCCCGCTTATTTACCTTTTTATACGCGTATATCGGGTACCTCTATGGCAACACCTCACGCAGCAGGCGTTGTGGCTCTGGTAATGGAAGCTAACCCATCGTTAAACATTGATGAAGTGAAACAACTAATAAAAGAGTCGGCTACTAATATGCCTGGCTATGAAGCGTGGGAAGTAGGGGCGGGTTATATTAATGCGCGCGCTGCGGTAGCCGCAGCAAAGGGATTTGACAATAACCAAAAAGAGACAATTAACAACAGTTCAGATTCAGAATTTTTTGCAAATATCGATATGCAAGCTCAAAAGATCTCTGAAGGAAAATTAGCTTTTGATACCGTAGAGTCACAAGTAATTGAGCTCGAAGTTGGTCCCAATGCAAAATTCGTAAGTGTCGGTGTAACTGCTTTGGCAGCCATTAAAGCCATTCTCGAAGATCCAGATGGAAATCGTTACGAAGGAGATTTCACAGCGCCTCTTTTGGCTGACAGCTCAGTTATTACTGCTCCTGCTAAATCAGGTACTTGGAAATTATCTATGCAACCTGATGCTTTTGGTCTAGAAGTGTCGCCCCTAGGAGTTGCCTACGATGAGCAAGCTCAAACTGACGAAGCAAGTGATAACCGCGTTACTTACTGGGCATGGCAAGACGTATATCAGGGCTCAGATGGTATGGATGATGTAATAGGCCATAGTCAACAAGATGCAATAGAAAACGCAGTTCTTGAGCGTTTAATGGACGGTCGCCCGACTGGGCAGTTTGAACCTGATTCAATGCTGTCCCGTAAAGAATTAGCAAAGGCATTAGTTATGGGTGCAGCAGTGCGTCAGCATCGTAGCCTTGATAATGAGCCAGAAATTATGATTACTGGCGTTGGCAACAGATATCGGACTTATGCTGAGTCAGTCATTGTGCCTGGTGCAGCGTTGAAAGATGCGAAACAACAATTTGGTCCAGTCATGATGGCTGATGGTGGCGATTTCCGCGGTGGTGATGCGGTGAAGCGCGCAGAGCTAGCCTACAGTTTGGTACAAGTTATTGGCAAGGCACAAATTGCTATGGACTTTGGTGATGATCACCAGGTCACCGTTAACTACAACGGACAGACAATAACGATTGCTGACCAAGGCACTATTCCCAGTGACATGCGAGGATATGTACAAGTTGCACTTGATGAGGAACTTTTAGGTGCTAGTTACAATATAACGCAAGAACAATTCGGCTTAGAGCCCAAAATTGGCGCCAATTTTAACCCTGACAACGGCATCACACGAGCTGGCTATGCCATTATTGCTAACAAAATAGATTCACTTTATTTTGTATCAGGAACTGCCTCTAACGCTGAATAG
- a CDS encoding S8 family peptidase — protein MKKFTLSAIAAATMALTMPSVVSAEAAIGQQLAEFLPTMTATETVMAVVTYNQLEPVSTTQLEHLSTLGISQAVQFASVPVIGVVANLEQIKAIAKRSDVRSVWLNRHLEYFNADARQITGVASIQGDDFVELNGVEYTGKGVTVMVNDSGIDATHQDLFFGDKVIDNVQGLTHASALSIVGVTEGLIIKNQPNTDTNSGHGTHCAGTIAGLGVMSDGKYTGAAPDAKLVGYGSGAVIAILDTIGAYDYAISKGDSYDEGPLRVMSNSWGSSGKFDSSGPVTLVSYKAHRLGILSVFAAGNSGSGEDTHNPYAQIPWGMSIGAGEKDGTLAGFSSRGYKWESGDFTMPDGTNWTYNNEVTVVAPGVDIISTRALTNAGANGGADDVEAMDATHVPFYTMISGTSMATPHVAGIVALMMEANPDLDTLTIKRLLQESATNMPGYERYEVGAGYVNARAAVAAAKSFDMNHKVTVNNLRDKVFNANALIKISDKTFTDNIWVMPAGTTEPVGLKNAFTFDVHADAIWVKGSASTLANTSKLVLIDPQGNEYFGNLTLPVLGTEMRVTAPAMEGTWSVRVDGLTSLSGVNPDPLGLTNGPMAPDNFDVTITFEDLIGFDGVVDITGHPYEKAMQYAVSKRLMDGFNDRGFRPDAKLKRKDLAKYLVMGGAVRQYRDLDNEPQPALSSVPTSYKAFVESVSVEGGALKDKLLNQAPIMLSEGGNFAPKGRVNKLDLAYSLVQVLGLESVAKAFDPSDDITVDYNGQIIVLADQDNIPDDMKGYVQVAIQLSLLNVNFAVVQGYYDLTPQLTATFKPGYKVTRAEYAVTAGRFFGQYFSQ, from the coding sequence ATGAAAAAATTTACCTTAAGTGCAATAGCCGCCGCAACCATGGCGTTGACTATGCCGTCAGTCGTGTCAGCTGAAGCTGCCATTGGTCAACAGTTAGCTGAGTTTTTACCTACTATGACCGCAACCGAAACGGTTATGGCTGTTGTTACTTATAATCAATTAGAGCCAGTTTCTACAACCCAACTTGAGCATCTTTCTACACTGGGTATTAGTCAGGCGGTTCAGTTTGCTTCGGTTCCTGTTATTGGGGTAGTGGCTAACCTAGAACAAATTAAAGCCATTGCTAAACGCAGTGATGTACGCTCGGTATGGTTAAATCGTCATCTAGAATACTTTAATGCTGATGCTCGCCAAATTACTGGTGTCGCTTCAATACAAGGTGATGATTTTGTTGAACTTAACGGTGTCGAATATACTGGTAAGGGGGTCACTGTGATGGTGAACGATTCGGGTATCGATGCCACCCATCAGGATTTATTTTTTGGGGATAAAGTTATCGACAATGTGCAAGGTCTAACCCACGCGAGTGCCCTAAGCATTGTTGGAGTTACTGAAGGTTTGATCATTAAAAACCAACCTAACACTGATACTAATTCAGGTCACGGCACCCATTGCGCAGGCACAATTGCTGGCTTAGGTGTCATGTCAGACGGTAAGTATACTGGTGCAGCGCCCGATGCTAAGCTAGTGGGCTATGGCTCAGGTGCGGTGATTGCTATTCTTGATACTATCGGCGCTTACGACTACGCCATTAGCAAGGGCGATAGTTACGACGAAGGCCCGTTACGGGTAATGAGTAATTCATGGGGGTCAAGTGGCAAGTTTGATTCATCAGGCCCCGTTACTTTAGTGTCATATAAAGCACATAGATTGGGTATATTGTCTGTGTTTGCAGCCGGCAATTCAGGTTCAGGCGAAGATACACATAACCCTTATGCTCAAATCCCTTGGGGAATGTCTATTGGCGCAGGTGAAAAAGACGGCACTCTTGCTGGTTTTTCTTCAAGAGGTTACAAGTGGGAATCAGGTGATTTCACTATGCCTGATGGCACAAACTGGACATATAACAACGAAGTGACCGTCGTGGCTCCAGGCGTAGATATTATCTCTACTCGCGCTCTCACCAATGCAGGTGCTAACGGTGGTGCCGACGATGTAGAGGCGATGGACGCAACGCATGTACCGTTCTATACCATGATATCAGGTACATCTATGGCAACGCCTCACGTAGCCGGAATTGTTGCCCTGATGATGGAAGCTAATCCAGATTTGGACACACTCACAATCAAAAGATTGTTACAAGAATCCGCTACTAATATGCCAGGTTACGAACGTTATGAAGTCGGTGCTGGATATGTGAATGCACGTGCAGCAGTTGCAGCAGCGAAAAGCTTTGATATGAACCATAAAGTAACGGTGAACAACCTACGCGACAAAGTGTTTAATGCGAATGCATTGATTAAAATCAGTGACAAGACCTTTACAGATAACATCTGGGTAATGCCCGCTGGCACAACAGAGCCAGTAGGATTGAAAAATGCATTTACGTTTGACGTACATGCTGATGCCATCTGGGTTAAAGGGTCAGCGAGTACACTTGCTAATACTTCTAAACTGGTTTTAATTGACCCACAAGGTAATGAATACTTTGGTAACTTAACGTTGCCTGTGCTTGGGACTGAAATGCGTGTTACTGCTCCTGCGATGGAAGGCACTTGGAGTGTCCGTGTAGACGGTCTGACGTCTTTGTCTGGTGTTAATCCTGACCCGCTTGGATTAACCAATGGCCCCATGGCGCCTGATAATTTTGACGTTACCATCACATTTGAAGATTTGATTGGCTTTGATGGAGTAGTCGATATAACAGGCCATCCATATGAAAAAGCGATGCAATATGCTGTTAGCAAACGACTGATGGATGGTTTTAACGACCGTGGTTTCCGCCCAGACGCAAAGTTAAAACGTAAAGACCTCGCTAAGTACTTAGTCATGGGTGGCGCTGTTCGTCAATACCGTGATCTAGACAACGAGCCGCAGCCAGCTCTTAGTTCAGTTCCTACTAGTTATAAAGCATTTGTTGAATCTGTATCGGTTGAGGGGGGCGCATTGAAAGATAAGCTGCTTAACCAAGCTCCTATCATGCTTAGCGAAGGGGGTAACTTTGCACCTAAGGGACGGGTAAATAAACTAGATCTTGCTTACAGCCTAGTACAAGTATTAGGGCTTGAATCGGTCGCTAAAGCGTTTGATCCTAGCGATGATATTACCGTTGACTATAATGGTCAGATTATTGTGTTAGCAGATCAAGATAACATTCCAGACGATATGAAAGGTTATGTGCAAGTTGCAATACAGCTTTCATTATTGAATGTTAACTTCGCCGTGGTTCAAGGCTATTACGACTTGACGCCGCAGCTAACTGCGACCTTCAAACCAGGTTACAAAGTGACCCGCGCAGAATACGCGGTTACGGCTGGTCGTTTTTTTGGACAATACTTCAGTCAGTAA
- a CDS encoding DUF6998 domain-containing protein: MNFNELGIKDLLRLQSSVIDELKDRRVVRTKNNPLGDYTEWLVAKALNLELQANSKAGYDGMDKNNVRVQIKGRRITPDNRSRQLSAIRKYDEKDFDELAAVIYDENFDVIDAVLIPHEVVGEYASFRKHINAHILILKGPILSDQRVKCIKEALCS; this comes from the coding sequence GTGAACTTCAATGAATTAGGTATTAAAGATCTTCTTCGTCTTCAATCATCGGTCATCGATGAGCTGAAAGATAGAAGGGTTGTTCGTACTAAGAATAATCCACTCGGAGATTATACTGAGTGGCTTGTGGCAAAAGCTCTTAATCTTGAGTTACAAGCTAATTCAAAAGCAGGCTATGACGGCATGGATAAAAATAATGTCAGAGTGCAAATTAAAGGCCGCCGAATTACGCCAGACAATAGGTCACGCCAGCTAAGTGCCATCCGAAAATATGATGAAAAAGACTTCGATGAATTGGCCGCAGTGATATACGATGAAAACTTTGATGTAATCGATGCAGTACTGATACCTCATGAAGTCGTTGGCGAATATGCATCTTTTAGAAAGCATATTAATGCCCACATATTAATACTCAAGGGGCCCATATTGAGCGACCAGAGAGTTAAATGTATTAAAGAAGCATTGTGCAGTTAA